CATATAATGTCATCATAGGGAGACCAGCCATGAATGAAATGAGAGCAGTGGCCTCGACGTACCACCAAAAGATCAAATTCCCAGTGAAAGGACAGGTAGGAGAAGTTAAGGGCGACCAGCCCTCTTCTCGAAGATGTTATGGAGAAACAGTCCGAATTGATCAAAAGAAGGCAAGAAGGGAAGGGAAGGGGAAAGAACACCAGGAAGAAGCCCGGGAAGGGGAAGTACACTTTGTGACGGAAGAAGAGCAAGAATCGGTGGAGATCGATTCGGGAAAGACTATCCGGATAGCTCGGGACATCTGCGCCACCACCCGGGTAAAACTCTTGCAATGTTTAAAAACTAATGCCGATATCTTTGCTTGGTCTCAGCAGGAACTGTCCGGGATCTCGCCCCAAGTGGCCGAGCATAGACTAAATATCCTCCCAGGGTCCCGGCCAATTAAGCAAAAAAAGCGACATTTCGGCCCGGAGAaagataaaataattgaaaaacaggTCGAAGAATTGCTGAGGGCTGGACAAATTAGGGAAGTCCATTTCCCTTCTTGGCTATCGAATGTAGTTCTCGTCCCAAAGTCTACTGGGAAATGGAGAATGTGCGTAGATTTCAGAGACCTGAATAAAGCTTGCCCGAAGGATTGTTACCCACTCCCTCGGATTGATCAGCTAGTCGATTCCACTTCTGGGTGTGAAATCTTGAGCTTTTTGGATGCATATCAGGGATATCATCATATCCCTTTAGCTACAGAAGATCAAGACAAAGCTAGTTTCGTCACGTCTGGGGGAACTTTCTGCTATGTTGTAATGCCTTTTGGACTGAAAAATGCAGGGGCTACATATCAACGACTGATGAATCTTGTCTTTCAAAAACAGATAGGCCGAAATATTGAagtatatgtggatgacattttGATTAAAACCCGAGAAGTCGCTCATTTCATCGATGATCTGATCGAAACCTTCGCCACTTTGAAGCAGTATAGGATAAAACTTAACCCGGCCAAATGTGTGTTTGGGGTTAAGAGTGGGAAATTCTTGGGGTTCATGGTCACGGATCGAGGAATCGAAGTCAACCCAGAAAAAATCAGGGCCATCATGGATATGCCCTCTCCTCAGTCGGTTCGAGATTTGCAAAAACTGACAGGGAAAATTGCAGCCTTATCACGCTTCATTTCCCGATCTGCACACCGTAGCTATCCTTTCTTTCAAGTTCTGAGGAAAGCACAGAAATTCGGCTGGGATGACAACTGCGAGCAGGcctttcaaaatttgaaaaaacacTTGGCTGAATTATCTGTCTTAGCAAAACCCGAGCCCGGAGAAAAATTGTGGGTCTATCTCTCAGCCACCGAAGTTGCTGTTAGTTCCGTGCTCGTCAAGGAAGAAGGGACCGATCAGAAGCCTGTCTACTACGTCAGTCACGCCCTTCGCGGAGCCGAAATGAGATACAGTGAATTAGAAAAGATTGCTCTGGCTTTGGTAATGACTGCTCGAAAGCTGAGACCGTATTTCCTATCACATCCCATTGTGGTCCTCACTAATTCTCCTATCGACAGAATTATGACTCATACAGAGGTCTCGGGGAGGATGATCAAATGGACTGTAGAACTCGGGGAATACGATATTGAGTATAAATCCCGGGCTGCAATAAAAGCACAAGCGCTATCAGATTTCTTAACAGAAATGATCCAGCCcgaggaagaaaaagtgtggaggGTATTTGTTGATGgcgcttcaaacatagcgggaTGCGGAGTGGGGGTCGTCTTGATCTCCCCACTCGAAGAAAGGGTTAAATTGGCTTTGAGGATTGACTTTAGGGTCACGAATAATGAAGCAGAATACGAAGCTGTCTTGGCAGGGTTGCGTGCTGCCCGTGAGATTGGGGCCTCCCGAATCATCATTTATTCCGACTCCCAGCTGGTTACTCAACAAATTAAGGGAGCTTACGAAGTTAAGAATGAGAAGATGCTCAAGTACTTGAATCTTATCACTTCTCAAGCGTCATCCTTCACAGACTGGAGTATCGAACAGATTCCCCGGGAAGAAAACACCGAAGCCGACACGTTGGCTAAATTGGCGGCTTCCTTGACAGAAGTAAGCACCCGGGAGATTCTCTATTGTTCGAAGCTCGTATCCTCGCTTGAAGAAGAAACACCCCCGCTGAGAAAAGACTCTTGGATGACTCCTCTCATAGAGTATATAAAGGAGGGAAAACTTCCAGAAGACCGGACCCAAGCTGTAAAGATCAGGAAGCAGGTACCCCGATTTGCCCTTTTAAATGATGTTTTATATAGGCGATCCTTTCAGGGCCCCTTACTCAAGTGCCTATCGGGGGAAGAGACAGAGTATGTCCTTCGGGAAGTACATGAGGGATGTTGTGGGGAACATCTCGGGGGAACGGCTCTATCGCGGAAGGTTATTTTAGCAGGATTTTGGTGGCCTCAAGTAAACCAAGATGCTACCCGGCTCGTCCAGAAATGCCAAGGTTGTCAACATCACTCTAATTTCCACCACCGCCCAACTGCCAACATGCAACCGATCTCCGCATCATGCCCTTTTGACCAATGGGGATTGGACATCGTGGGTCCCTTTCCGCCAGTTCGCGCCCAGAAGAAGTTCCTCCTGGTAGCTGTGGATTATTTTTCTAAATGGGTAGAAGCCGAGCCGTTGGCAAGAATCACCGAGGATGAAATCATGAAATTCTTATGGAAAAACATTGTCTGCCGATATGGCATCCCCAGGAAATTGATTTCAGACAATGGTAGACAATTCCAAGGAAAAAAGATTACCTCTTGGTGTCAGGAAATGAAGATTATGCAATCTTTTACCTCAGTAGCCTACCCTCAAGCCAATGGCCAGACAGAGGTAACCAACAGGATCATTGTGCAAGCTTTGAAAGCCCGGTTGCAGTAGGAAAGGAAAAGATTGGGTAGAAGAATTACCCAGCGTCTTATGGGCTTATCGGACTACTCCTCGGACATCCACTCGGGAAACCCCATATGGTCTGGTTTATGGATCTGAAGCAGTCTTGCCAGTAGAAATCGGGCAATCTTCCACTCGAGTGGAATCCTATTCGAGCAACAATGACTTATCTCGAGCCCTGGAGCTCGACCTTGTGGAAGAAAAAAGAGATCGGGCGGTCATCCGGATGGAAGCTTATCGCAGCAGGATCATAAAATCCTATAACAAGCACGTCCGAAGAAGGGATTTTCACGTGGGAGATCTGGTTATGAAAAAAGTTAAACCGGTGGGTGATGTGGGGAAGCTAGAAGCCAAATGGGAAGGGCCTTTCAAAGTAATCAGAAAAGTCAGTTCTGGTACGGCCTATTACCTTGAAGATCCTCAAGGACGTGTTCTTAAAAGACCATGGAATGCTTTTCATTTAAAGAAGTATTATGCTTAAGAAACATTTGTATCTGTTATTTCTACACTGAATGAAGGAAATTACTCGAAAGAATtatcttttaagtccagggacccgtaccctggctcggtgGACCCGTGccccggataatcttttaagaccagggacccgtaccctggcccggtggacccgtaccccggataatcttttaagtccagggacccgtaccctggcccggtggacccgtaccccggattatcttttaagaccagggacccgtaccctggcccggtggacccgtaccccggattatcttttaagtccagagacccgtaccctggcccggtggacccgtaccccggataatcttttaagtccagggacccgtaccctggcccggtggacccgtaccctggataatcttttaagtccagggacccgtaccctggcccggtggacccgtaccccggataatcttttaagtccagggacccgtaccctggcccggtggacccgtaccccggcccggtggacccgtaccccggataatcttttaagaccaaggacccgtaccctggcccggtggacccgtaccccggattatcttttaagtccagagacccgtaccctggcccggtggacccgtaccccggataatcttttaagtccagggacccgtaccctggcccggtggacccgtaccccggataatcttttaagtccagggacccgtaccctggcccggtggacccgtaccccggataatcttttaagaccagggacccgtaccctggcctggtggacccgtaccccggattatCTTTTAGGACTTATACCCAACCCGGGTAAACCGTATCCCATTTAGCAATCGAAATTACGAAATTTTACTAAAGGAAGCAAAATCGAAAAAAGAAACATGCATACATAGATCAGAGGAAAGAggttacaaaaaaaaaagaaaaaaaagagagtTATTTATTCCGCAGGAGGGTCCTGCTTATCCATATCTTCCTTGTCATCATCTGGGAGAGATGCAACAGCCTTCTCCAAATCCGGGAAATCTTCCATATCCGCTGGAACCATGCCAGCTTCCTCGAATTGCTCCAAACACTTGTTGAAGCCTTGTTCAAAGTACGGGAAGGCTTTTTTGGCCAGCATTCGTTTAAAATCCGAAGACTTCAGGAAGTGTGACATCTGCTCTGTCTGGGTTTTCCTCAAAAGGGCCACTGCCGCCTGAAAGTCCCCAGCCCGGACCCGGTGGTATTCTGCATCTTCTCTGGCAGCCAGCATCCCTTCTCTAGCCTCAGCAGCCATCGCCTCGAAATCCTCGGCACGAGCCCGGGAGGATTCTGCTTCTGCCCTGGCCGACTGCGCCTCCGCCCGGGCATCAGATAATTCTGCCTGAAGCAGGTCCATCTGCTGCTGCCAAATGGCCTTCTCCCGGGCCAGGACATTCTCGTGAATTTCCCTGATCCGGTTTACTTCCTCTTGGAGCTGACCATGCGCTCCCTGAGCGGCCTTGGTTTGGGCATTAGCTCTCTTGGCTATCTTCGCCACTCGTTCATGCCCATGAAGTAACATTTGTAAACCCTGGTAATGAAAAGGTCAGGAAAATTTGCAGGAGAAAGGAAGAAGCAAGAGAGAGGGAACCCAAAAAATGAACTTACCGAGAAGGTCCGGGCCGCTCCTTCGCTCAGGAGCATATTAGGGTGCATTCCCTGAAGATGTGCCACCTCGTCAGGTCGGAGGAAGCTCCCGATCACCCCTAGCAGATCTGAACTAATGGTATCCCCAAAAATATTGGGGAGAACCAGAGGCCTCGTCGCCGAAATGCCTGCAGAAGGATCAGCCAAAGCAGGAGAAGGGGTCATCCCCTCGGGCTCATCTTCCACCACTACCGTCTCCACCCGTGGCTCCGTGGTGGCTCTCCTCTTGCGACGGTTCAGGGAAGTTGAGTCTTCCTCCCCTCCCGAAGAGATAGGCCCCACCCGGGGAGAACTGGCCCCTGCTTGGGCATCACTCTCTGCTTCCCGGGCCAAATCTGCCTCGCTGGCTCTGCGTTCTTCTGTTTCTTGAGCTTCAGCTGCCTCCCTAGCACGGCGTGCTTCCAATTCACCAGCTTCGGCCGCCTCCCTGGCCCGGCGCTCCTCCTGTTCCTGGGCTTCCTTCGTCCTTTTCTCCGCTCTAATCCTCTTTTGCTCCGCTTTCCTCTGAGCAGCAGCCTCTTGAAAGCTTGCTTTGATCATGTCTTCTTCGGCTACATCAAAAACACAGTGGGTCAGCAAAGTAAAGttgcgaaaaaaaaaaaaaagaaaaaaagccAAGAAAAGCGATTTACCCGCCTGCGACCCGGGTTGATCAAACCCGTCGATGATCTGATCTACAGGGTCTTCAGGCCGGGACCCGATCCCGTAATAGGCCAGATTGTTCGACCCAATCAGCACTGAAGATAAGAAGGATTGCTTTCCTAAAGCATCCCAGGCATCGGTAAAAGGAGGAAGAAGTTTGAAATCTCGGGGAAGCTCAGGTTGTTTGGGCATGGAAGGAAGAAACCCCAAAGCACAGGTGGGGAGAGTCGGAAatttaagaaagaaaaattttgttttccatCCCTTCAAAGAAGAAGGGATGTCGGTTAAAAACCGATAGTGCATCCGGGCCATAAAAGAAAAAACCCCGTCATTAAATCGACAGGAATAAAAATAGTGAAAGATGGAGGAGTTAATGGGAATAAGTTTCATGCGGAACAAAACAAAAGTAGCTGCCATAATACGAAAAGCATTGGGATGAAGATGATTGAGAGGAAGGTTAAAAAATCGAGCAACTCCTTCAAAGAAATGATGAACCGGGAAACGGAGACCACTCCTAAGCTGCTCAAGGAAGAAAGCGTGGTATCCGAGGGGAGGAGTAACAGGATGGTCATTTGGTCCGGGAATCCTAATGTCATAAGTAGAAGGAATAACTCCCAGGGACCGAATGTCTCCTAAACTACCCGGACGGAGAGTGGAAGACACCGTAGAAAACCAGAAGGGCCCTGTTATTTTATCCTTCCCTCTACTCGGGGAGCCCAGGGGTCGGGAAGAAGACGCTTTAGCAGTCTTCTTGGACGAAGATCAAGAGGGAATAGTAGGAATACCCCTCGGAATCTGAACAGACTGGTCAGAAGGGGTGGGAGAATTGTCCTCCGATAGGCCCCTAGCATTTTTGCCAGAGGTAGAAGaagtggaattggacatgatgGAAAAGAAGCAAATAAGACACAGAAAAGAGAGACTTACTGAGAGGAATCGAGGGTGATGGTTGATAGTCGGAGAGATCGCCGGAGAAATCTACAGAGAAGACCGAGGAAGAAAACAAGCAGGGCTTCGCCGAAGAATAAATTTGCAAgtgatttttagaaaaatcgATGGATCGCTATATATAAGGGAGAGATGGAATCTATGCCGTTGATCTAGCATAGATTGGACGGGCTAGATTAGCCTTGGAAGTTGAGCGGCATCATTCGGCGGGAAAATTGAAAAGACAGTTGCTCAAATCGAGGCGCCATGGTAGCTGAGAATACGTACGGGCTCTGACAACACGTCATCAGAATTCTATCATTATGACTGCGCAATGATTGACTGAAAAAGCGAAGAGAGGGATTGGGATAATGCCATATCTCGGTCTTATTCAGATCCCGGAAGAACTAAAGTTATCGAATGAGTACCCACTATACCCAGATTGGGACTTACCGATTTATCATATGACTATTCTTTTATATCCATGCGTGAAAAAGGTAAAGAGGTAATACGCCCCGAT
This Primulina eburnea isolate SZY01 chromosome 2, ASM2296580v1, whole genome shotgun sequence DNA region includes the following protein-coding sequences:
- the LOC140824310 gene encoding uncharacterized protein; the protein is MAPTRRANQDASRAPEENNTRLSGAGGPPPNDPQPTIHLTPEELKKIITDAVNMANAKKAASHQASQHEQQRKQAQEEERREEERESAGSKSPTIAGELEELRKKVKALEGQAVSKGGIFVIKGCPFSDIIIREPLPGHFKSAKIKDYDGSSDPEEHLARFKNMAMLHCYEDPIKCKVFLTTLVDSAQRWFEGLAPQSICCFEDFQKVFLHQFSSSKKYKKTAFSLFEVKQRQDETLRAYLKRFNRVALDVPTCAPETKTTAFMQGLWEGEFFRSLTKKLPENFEDLLSRAEKYINMEEAQNQKREALKRARGDRTYKTEERAPKKSGGGHFPHVPLKMARDREIQECRSNEVLPPRSEVRISKPEQKRYCTLHKNCAHDTNQCRVLGRNANRRPVSAPHPPRERSQQPPWLSRRSSLNIPQRTMSTSSGRRGGETSTREERIKPAGGEDPSPTRGVIKMISGGATDGDSNRERKARIANYDVLRIFVDNGSSVNVIFKDALIQMDLHEYQLETVETALFGFAGHAVYPEGEIALPLTLGTGDLRKTVITTFTVVDAPSSYNVIIGRPAMNEMRAVASTYHQKIKFPVKGQVGEVKGDQPSSRRCYGETVRIDQKKARREGKGKEHQEEAREGEVHFVTEEEQESVEIDSGKTIRIARDICATTRVKLLQCLKTNADIFAWSQQELSGISPQVAEHRLNILPGSRPIKQKKRHFGPEKDKIIEKQVEELLRAGQIREVHFPSWLSNVVLVPKSTGKWRMCVDFRDLNKACPKDCYPLPRIDQLVDSTSGCEILSFLDAYQGYHHIPLATEDQDKASFVTSGGTFCYVVMPFGLKNAGATYQRLMNLVFQKQIGRNIEVYVDDILIKTREVAHFIDDLIETFATLKQYRIKLNPAKCVFGVKSGKFLGFMVTDRGIEVNPEKIRAIMDMPSPQSVRDLQKLTGKIAALSRFISRSAHRSYPFFQVLRKAQKFGWDDNCEQAFQNLKKHLAELSVLAKPEPGEKLWVYLSATEVAVSSVLVKEEGTDQKPVYYVSHALRGAEMRYSELEKIALALVMTARKLRPYFLSHPIVVLTNSPIDRIMTHTEVSGRMIKWTVELGEYDIEYKSRAAIKAQALSDFLTEMIQPEEEKVWRVFVDGASNIAGCGVGVVLISPLEERVKLALRIDFRVTNNEAEYEAVLAGLRAAREIGASRIIIYSDSQLVTQQIKGAYEVKNEKMLKYLNLITSQASSFTDWSIEQIPREENTEADTLAKLAASLTEVSTREILYCSKLVSSLEEETPPLRKDSWMTPLIEYIKEGKLPEDRTQAVKIRKQVPRFALLNDVLYRRSFQGPLLKCLSGEETEYVLREVHEGCCGEHLGGTALSRKVILAGFWWPQVNQDATRLVQKCQGCQHHSNFHHRPTANMQPISASCPFDQWGLDIVGPFPPVRAQKKFLLVAVDYFSKWVEAEPLARITEDEIMKFLWKNIVCRYGIPRKLISDNGRQFQGKKITSWCQEMKIMQSFTSVAYPQANGQTEVTNRIIVQALKARLQ